From a single Ornithodoros turicata isolate Travis chromosome 8, ASM3712646v1, whole genome shotgun sequence genomic region:
- the LOC135367395 gene encoding tubulin gamma-1 chain-like — MPREMIMLQLGQCGNQIGFEFWKKLCAEHGISPEGVLENFATEGIDRKDVFFYQADDQLYIPRAVLLDLEPRVINTIMNSPYAKLYNQENVYLSQSGGGAGNNWAVGFSQGERLFEDIFEIIDREAEGSDSLEAFVLCHSIAGGTGSGMGSFILEHLNDRFPKKLVQTYSVFPNQDEMSDVVVQPYNSLLTLKRLALNADCVVVLDNAALNQIAVDRLHIENPSFAHINSLVSTIMSGSTATLRYPAYMNNDLISIVAPLIPTPRLHFLMTGYTPLTTDQEAPSIRKTTVLDVMRRLLQPKNMMVSVAHDRSVNHCYISILNIIQGEVDPTQVHKSLQRIRERKMVQFIPWGPSSIQVALSRKSPYVQTQHRVSGLMLANHSGISSLFQRTLQQFDKLRKREAFLEQFRKEPMFRDSLEELDSSREVVQNLADEYVAVTRPDYLNWGSKQAGVDAS, encoded by the exons ATGCCGCGCGAAATGATTATGTTGCAACTCGGCCAGTGCGGCAATCAGA TTGGATTTGAGTTCTGGAAGAAACTGTGTGCAGAACACGGGATCAGTCCAG AGGGCGTCCTAGAAAATTTTGCCACCGAAGGAATAGATAGGAAGGATGTGTTTTTTTACCAG GCGGACGACCAACTTTATATTCCCCGTGCCGTTCTCTTGGACCTGGAGCCACGGGTTATTAACACTATAATGAATTCTCCTTACGCGAAGCTGTACAACCAGGAGAATGTATATCTGTCCCAGTCTGGAGGAGGAGCCGGGAATAACTGGGCCGTGGGATTTTCTCAA GGGGAGCGTCTATTCGAAGACATATTTGAGATAATAGACAGAGAAGCTGAGGGCAGCGATTCCCTGGAGGCCTTCGTGCTCTGCCACTCGATAGCTGGGGGCACTGGTTCCGGTATGGGCTCCTTCATTCTCGAGCATTTGAATGACAG GTTTCCGAAGAAACTTGTGCAAACGTACTCGGTGTTTCCGAACCAGGACGAGATGAGCGACGTGGTTGTGCAACCGTATAACTCCCTCCTCACCCTCAAACGGTTGGCGTTGAACGCAGACTGCGTCGTGGTCCTCGACAATGCTGCTCTCAACCAGATAGCTGTGGACAGGCTGCATATTGAAAACCCTTCCTTCGCACATATTAACAGTTTG GTTTCAACCATTATGAGTGGCAGCACTGCAACTTTGAGGTACCCTGCCTATATGAACAACGACTTGATAAGCATCGTGGCGCCGCTAATTCCTACGCCTCGTCTGCATTTCCTAATGACTGGGTACACCCCTCTGACAACGGACCAAGAG GCACCGAGCATTCGCAAAACTACCGTACTAGACGtcatgcgtcgtctgcttcagcccaAGAACATGATGGTGTCTGTGGCGCACGACCGCTCAGTTAACCACTGCTACATCAGTATACTCAATATCATTCAAGGCGAAGTGGACCCCACTCAG GTTCACAAAAGCCTGCAGAGGATCAGGGAACGGAAGATGGTCCAGTTCATACCGTGGGGTCCATCTAGCAtccaggtggcgctgtcgaggAAATCTCCGTATGTTCAGACGCAGCACCGTGTCAGCGGCCTCATGCTGGCTAACCACAGTGGCATTAGCTCG TTGTTCCAGCGAACACTGCAGCAGTTTGACAAGCTGCGCAAACGGGAGGCCTTTCTGGAGCAGTTCCGCAAGGAGCCCATGTTCAGAGACAGCCTGGAGGAACTGGACTCTTCTCGCGAAGTCGTGCAGAACCTGGCAGACGAGTATGTTGCGGTTACCAGGCCAGACTACTTGAACTGGGGCAGCAAACAG GCTGGTGTGGATGCAAGCTGA
- the LOC135367396 gene encoding ras-related protein ced-10-like: MSRPIKMVVVGDGMVGKTCLLISFTTGAFPDGAYEPTVFDNYAGSLVCDGVTTNLTLWDTAGQEDYERLRPLSYPGTDVFLLCYSISSEASFNNILTKWQPELKHHCPHTPYILVATKADLRQAQDPPQDLVPRAAGKKLASKIKAFSYVECSAKSGMAVKEVFEEAARSVLKPKPVKKGRCLIL, translated from the exons ATGAGCCGGCCCATTAAGATGGTGGTCGTGGGCGACGGCATGGTGGGAAAAACGTGCCTCCTTATCTCTTTCACGACTGGTGCCTTTCCAGACGGAGCTTACGAACCAACTGT ATTTGACAACTACGCTGGGAGCCTCGTCTGCGATGGTGTTACCACGAACCTCACCCTGTGGGATACGGCTGGACAAGAAGATTACGAGCGGCTCAGACCACTTTCATATCCAGGG ACAGACGTCTTCCTTCTTTGCTACAGCATCAGTAGCGAGGCCTCATTCAACAATATTCTCACAAAGTGGCAACCTGAATTGAAGCATCATTGCCCACACACTCCATACATCCTGGTTG CTACAAAGGCAGACTTACGGCAAGCACAAGATCCGCCTCAAGATCTCGTTCCAAGAGCTGCTGGAAAGAAATTAGCGTCCAAAATAAAGGCATTTAGCTACGTCGAGTGTTCAGCCAAATCCGGGATGGCCGTCAAAGAG GTATTTGAAGAAGCAGCGAGGTCGGTGCTCAAGCCCAAGCCCGTTAAAAAAGGACGCTGCCTCATTTTATAA
- the LOC135366300 gene encoding coiled-coil domain-containing protein 148-like isoform X1, translated as MKLEASIMAKKKKRRRENNEPANEEEEGGGGKGKGSFMKQHKKTWQNEFKKLKDQEEKLKNDIVDKLRYISSTGLSNTDAAGQCLEDWIDFELDRTKFTESATSRISWFKRILQRRLGGGSDDEEEDDQEELQKDFLDAAKEYREVTAKLEEAQKEAEAELQKAFDIPVLTKAKFAFARDVEEDFLSKFHASEKTKRQLLSELKQTDHKFQGKIKDIDKAHKLEEEPVGWNPEEEAVVQHVLDQYPSQLGNRRALIMDWLKRRFPEKSILDISTYMTWCQNQKFHKEKINSCIQDWESARGQWLNRALAVASKEVLPEPKITQKKVRTRRGISLPPPIINKSTTNNTLRNYVKVPEPKKRIVLPRIGRSPQKEVEMSRGAVNEQEWRSLSTVRELEALKQKAREGDGDKEEVVRLQRRLSMERVKFRQEMAMKKQWDRMKAEEKRQDELGRRKLKQQMKYRDERSQILQEANWQKRRPSLVTRGCSVIRPSNSKDPKKRREKKVQVALPMAPAAIFVPLHHHTKTTLYNTLSPLEETRTILVSCRPVTRGGYR; from the exons ATGAAATTGGAAGCATCCATCATGGCTAAAAAGAAGAAACGGAGACGGGAAAACAACGAGCCAgcaaatgaagaagaagaaggaggaggaggaaaaggaaagggatcATTCATGAAACAACACAAGAAAACGTGGCAGAACGAGTTCAAGAAACTCAAGGATCAAgaggaaaagctgaagaacgaCATCGTTGACAAACTCAG ATACATATCGTCAACGGGGCTGTCCAACACCGATGCAGCAGGACAGTGCCTCGAAGACTGGATCGACTTCGAACTGGACCGGACTAAATTCACCGAGAGCGCCACCTCCAGGATCTCCTGGTTTAA ACGAATTCTACAACGGCGTCTCGGCGGAGGCAGTGACGACGAGGAAGAAGACGACCAGGAGGAGCTCCAGAAGGACTTCCTCGATGCCGCCAAGGAGTACCGTGAGGTGACCGCAAAACTAGAAGAGGCTCAGAAAGAGGCAGAGGCGGAACTACAAAAAGCTTTCGATATTCCTGTCTTGACGAAGGCAAAGTTCGCCTTCGCGCGAGATGTGGAGGAAGACTTTCTGTCAAAATTCCACGCTTCAGAGAAGACCAAGAGACAGCTTCTCTCGGAACTCAAGCAGACGGACCACAAGTTTCAGGGAAAGATTAAAGACATTGACAAGGCCCATAAACTCGA GGAGGAACCCGTGGGATGGAACCCAGAAGAGGAAGCTGTAGTCCAACACGTGCTGGATCAGTATCCATCGCAACTGGGGAACAGGAGAGCGCTCATCATGGACTGGCTCAAAAGGAGATTTCCGGAAAAATCAATTCTGGATATT TCGACCTACATGACCTGGTGTCAGAACCAGAAATTCCACAAGGAGAAAATCAACTCTTGCATCCAAGACTGGGAGAGTGCCAGGGGTCAATGGCTCAACAGAGCGTTAGCTGTCGCCTCCAAAGAAGTCTTGCCCGAACCCAAAATCACGCAAAAGAAGGTTAGGACCAGACGAGGCATCTCACTACCCCCACCTATCATCAACAAGTCGACAACGAACAACACCCTCAGGAATTACGTCAAG GTTCCGGAGCCGAAGAAGAGGATAGTGCTGCCTCGTATCGGTCGCTCCCCTCAGAAGGAGGTAGAGATGAGCCGTGGAGCTGTAAACGAACAGGAGTGGCGCTCACTGTCCACTGTTAGGGAACTGGAAGCCCTTAAGCAGAAGGCTAGGGAAGGCGATGGAGACAAAGAGGAAGTGGTCAGGCTGCAGAGAAGGCTTAGCATGGAGAG AGTGAAATTTCGTCAAGAGATGGCCATGAAGAAGCAATGGGACCGTATGAAAGCCGAGGAGAAACGACAAGACGAATTGGGGAGGCGGAAGCTCAAACAACAG ATGAAATACCGCGACGAGCGTAGTCAGATCCTGCAGGAAGCCAACTGGCAAAAGCGACGACCATCTCTCGTCACCAGAGGGTGCTCTGTCATCAGACCCAGTAACAGT AAGGACCCAAAGAAACGGAGAGAGAAGAAAGTCCAGGTGGCGCTGCCTATGGCGCCGGCCGCCATTTTTGTGCCACTGCATCATCACACAAAGACCACTTTGTACAACACGCTGTCTCCACTGGAAGAAACGCGAACCATATTAGTGTCTTGCAGACCTGTCACCAGGGGTGGTTACAGGTAA
- the LOC135366300 gene encoding coiled-coil domain-containing protein 148-like isoform X2 — MKLEASIMAKKKKRRRENNEPANEEEEGGGGKGKGSFMKQHKKTWQNEFKKLKDQEEKLKNDIVDKLRYISSTGLSNTDAAGQCLEDWIDFELDRTKFTESATSRISWFKRILQRRLGGGSDDEEEDDQEELQKDFLDAAKEYREVTAKLEEAQKEAEAELQKAFDIPVLTKAKFAFARDVEEDFLSKFHASEKTKRQLLSELKQTDHKFQGKIKDIDKAHKLEEEPVGWNPEEEAVVQHVLDQYPSQLGNRRALIMDWLKRRFPEKSILDISTYMTWCQNQKFHKEKINSCIQDWESARGQWLNRALAVASKEVLPEPKITQKKVRTRRGISLPPPIINKSTTNNTLRNYVKVPEPKKRIVLPRIGRSPQKEVEMSRGAVNEQEWRSLSTVRELEALKQKAREGDGDKEEVVRLQRRLSMERVKFRQEMAMKKQWDRMKAEEKRQDELGRRKLKQQMKYRDERSQILQEANWQKRRPSLVTRGCSVIRPSNSVSLLPAQQ; from the exons ATGAAATTGGAAGCATCCATCATGGCTAAAAAGAAGAAACGGAGACGGGAAAACAACGAGCCAgcaaatgaagaagaagaaggaggaggaggaaaaggaaagggatcATTCATGAAACAACACAAGAAAACGTGGCAGAACGAGTTCAAGAAACTCAAGGATCAAgaggaaaagctgaagaacgaCATCGTTGACAAACTCAG ATACATATCGTCAACGGGGCTGTCCAACACCGATGCAGCAGGACAGTGCCTCGAAGACTGGATCGACTTCGAACTGGACCGGACTAAATTCACCGAGAGCGCCACCTCCAGGATCTCCTGGTTTAA ACGAATTCTACAACGGCGTCTCGGCGGAGGCAGTGACGACGAGGAAGAAGACGACCAGGAGGAGCTCCAGAAGGACTTCCTCGATGCCGCCAAGGAGTACCGTGAGGTGACCGCAAAACTAGAAGAGGCTCAGAAAGAGGCAGAGGCGGAACTACAAAAAGCTTTCGATATTCCTGTCTTGACGAAGGCAAAGTTCGCCTTCGCGCGAGATGTGGAGGAAGACTTTCTGTCAAAATTCCACGCTTCAGAGAAGACCAAGAGACAGCTTCTCTCGGAACTCAAGCAGACGGACCACAAGTTTCAGGGAAAGATTAAAGACATTGACAAGGCCCATAAACTCGA GGAGGAACCCGTGGGATGGAACCCAGAAGAGGAAGCTGTAGTCCAACACGTGCTGGATCAGTATCCATCGCAACTGGGGAACAGGAGAGCGCTCATCATGGACTGGCTCAAAAGGAGATTTCCGGAAAAATCAATTCTGGATATT TCGACCTACATGACCTGGTGTCAGAACCAGAAATTCCACAAGGAGAAAATCAACTCTTGCATCCAAGACTGGGAGAGTGCCAGGGGTCAATGGCTCAACAGAGCGTTAGCTGTCGCCTCCAAAGAAGTCTTGCCCGAACCCAAAATCACGCAAAAGAAGGTTAGGACCAGACGAGGCATCTCACTACCCCCACCTATCATCAACAAGTCGACAACGAACAACACCCTCAGGAATTACGTCAAG GTTCCGGAGCCGAAGAAGAGGATAGTGCTGCCTCGTATCGGTCGCTCCCCTCAGAAGGAGGTAGAGATGAGCCGTGGAGCTGTAAACGAACAGGAGTGGCGCTCACTGTCCACTGTTAGGGAACTGGAAGCCCTTAAGCAGAAGGCTAGGGAAGGCGATGGAGACAAAGAGGAAGTGGTCAGGCTGCAGAGAAGGCTTAGCATGGAGAG AGTGAAATTTCGTCAAGAGATGGCCATGAAGAAGCAATGGGACCGTATGAAAGCCGAGGAGAAACGACAAGACGAATTGGGGAGGCGGAAGCTCAAACAACAG ATGAAATACCGCGACGAGCGTAGTCAGATCCTGCAGGAAGCCAACTGGCAAAAGCGACGACCATCTCTCGTCACCAGAGGGTGCTCTGTCATCAGACCCAGTAACAGTGTGAGTCTCCTCCCGGCACAGCAATAG